From Marinobacterium sp. LSUCC0821, a single genomic window includes:
- a CDS encoding 1-acyl-sn-glycerol-3-phosphate acyltransferase, giving the protein MTTDAQLQEDSDKQQEDPYKEIRPYRDDEVGQVLFDILHDNEFIDAITKYQFPKASKWAGWFLRPVVKQVLAARLSDIDSVEGFQELVSTYMAKMINRSTTKVSCSGIEKLAHDESYLFVSNHRDIAMDPAFVNWMLYHNKMETARIAIGDNLLRKPYVSDLMRLNKSFIVNRSAKGREMMTALTQLSSYIDHSIQTGHSVWIAQREGRAKDGNDRTDPALLKMFYMSQRKQRSFSEMVERLNIVPVSISYELDPCDAAKANELAAKASDGNYVKGEFEDIQSIVRGIVGNKGRVHVAFGDVITGDFQDADALAAEIDRQIYLNYRLQLTNLAASGQETDAEGQALLEQRLEQVTGSARDILKAMYAKPVENFKAAEAELVGMD; this is encoded by the coding sequence ATGACTACAGACGCCCAATTGCAAGAAGACTCAGATAAGCAGCAAGAAGACCCATACAAAGAGATTCGCCCCTATCGCGATGACGAAGTTGGGCAGGTTCTTTTTGATATTCTCCATGATAATGAATTCATCGACGCGATAACCAAGTATCAATTCCCTAAAGCATCTAAATGGGCAGGCTGGTTTTTACGACCAGTGGTTAAGCAGGTTTTAGCGGCACGCTTGAGTGATATTGATTCTGTCGAAGGTTTTCAGGAACTGGTCTCTACCTATATGGCCAAGATGATCAATCGCAGTACTACTAAGGTGAGCTGTAGTGGCATAGAGAAGTTGGCTCATGATGAGTCTTACCTCTTTGTATCGAATCACCGTGATATCGCGATGGATCCAGCGTTTGTTAACTGGATGCTCTACCACAATAAAATGGAAACAGCGCGTATCGCGATTGGCGACAACCTTCTGCGTAAGCCGTATGTTTCTGATTTAATGCGTTTGAATAAGTCATTTATTGTGAATCGTTCTGCTAAAGGACGCGAGATGATGACCGCACTAACGCAGCTATCATCCTACATCGACCACAGCATTCAGACTGGCCACTCTGTTTGGATTGCGCAGCGTGAGGGCCGCGCGAAGGATGGTAATGATAGGACTGATCCAGCACTGCTAAAGATGTTCTATATGTCACAGCGCAAGCAGCGTTCATTTAGTGAAATGGTCGAGCGCTTGAATATTGTTCCTGTTTCGATCTCTTATGAGCTAGATCCTTGTGATGCAGCCAAAGCCAATGAGCTGGCCGCTAAAGCATCCGACGGTAACTACGTTAAGGGTGAGTTCGAGGATATTCAGAGTATCGTTCGCGGTATAGTGGGTAATAAAGGTCGAGTGCATGTTGCCTTTGGCGATGTCATCACTGGTGATTTCCAAGATGCCGATGCGCTTGCGGCGGAGATTGATCGTCAGATTTATCTTAACTATCGTTTACAGCTAACGAATTTAGCGGCATCGGGTCAAGAAACCGATGCTGAGGGCCAGGCATTGCTGGAACAACGCCTAGAACAAGTGACTGGTAGTGCACGTGATATCTTGAAAGCGATGTATGCAAAACCTGTAGAAAACTTCAAAGCAGCCGAAGCTGAACTTGTAGGAATGGATTGA
- a CDS encoding type I secretion system permease/ATPase: MKWDSGLFCLHTILQLRNSQADPVQLQHTYVNSDGTLEITDIQRALKQHDFKVKKQTLKPEELRNELLPAILIDRSGSPFVLLNQKIREGETRYLVAQSKSPESISAAQLENLWSGESLLATDMHSTQGFNQRFGLNWFIPALKKYKKLFAEIVIISVFLQLFALATPLFFQIVMDKVLVHRGFTTLDILAIAFIGIAIFDALLGTIRNYLFSHTASRIDVELGAKLYDHLMKLPLAYFQNRQVGHSVARVKELDSLREFLTGTALTLTIDLSFTLIFIAVLWLYSPTLTWVVVGAIPLYILLSILITPGLRARLNESFRRGAENQAFLVESISGVETIKSMALEPKLQTRWEGQLAHYVKAGFRSQNLNNIASQVAGLISKLTTILIIWFGSHLVIDGSLTVGELVAFNMIAQRVSAPILKLVQLWQDFQQAGISLKRLAEILDTPTESQLSKSRTSIPGFKGEISFDSVTFGYKPDTPATLKSISFNIKAGESIGIVGSSGSGKSTLTKLVQRMYLPNQGRVLVDGVDLSMVNIDWLRSNIGVVPQESFLFNKSIRENIAVRAPFATIEQITHAAKMAGAHEFICALPEGYDTNTGERGCNLSGGQRQRIAIARALLTNPKILIFDEATSALDYESEFELQRNMESIRKGRTVITIAHRLSAVARCDRIFVLNQGQIVEQGGHDALIKNKGVYAKLFAIQQNLALPEQIGAAHGGAV, from the coding sequence ATGAAATGGGATTCAGGGCTATTTTGCCTACATACAATCTTACAGCTAAGAAACAGTCAAGCAGATCCGGTTCAGCTACAACATACATATGTAAACAGTGACGGTACGCTTGAAATTACAGATATCCAAAGAGCTCTTAAACAGCACGACTTCAAAGTTAAAAAGCAAACTTTAAAGCCAGAAGAGCTTAGAAATGAATTACTACCTGCCATTCTGATTGATCGAAGTGGCTCGCCGTTTGTACTACTTAACCAGAAAATTCGTGAAGGCGAGACCCGCTACTTAGTGGCTCAGTCCAAATCACCAGAATCAATTAGTGCTGCTCAGCTTGAGAATTTATGGAGTGGCGAAAGTTTGCTCGCCACCGATATGCACAGCACACAGGGATTCAATCAACGCTTTGGACTGAATTGGTTTATTCCAGCGCTAAAGAAATACAAAAAGCTATTTGCTGAAATAGTGATTATCAGCGTTTTCCTACAGTTATTTGCACTAGCTACTCCCCTATTCTTTCAGATAGTCATGGACAAAGTATTAGTTCACCGTGGGTTTACCACGCTAGATATCCTCGCTATCGCTTTTATAGGTATCGCCATTTTTGATGCCCTTTTAGGCACAATTAGGAACTACCTTTTCAGCCACACAGCAAGCCGAATTGATGTAGAACTCGGGGCGAAGCTTTATGACCACCTTATGAAGCTACCTCTTGCGTACTTTCAAAATAGACAGGTAGGACACAGCGTTGCGCGTGTAAAGGAGCTAGATTCGTTACGAGAGTTCCTTACAGGGACGGCACTTACACTGACGATCGATCTTAGCTTTACGCTAATCTTTATTGCCGTGTTGTGGCTATACAGTCCAACACTGACTTGGGTAGTTGTTGGAGCAATTCCACTCTACATTCTTCTCTCCATTCTTATCACGCCAGGCTTACGAGCTAGGCTTAATGAAAGCTTCAGACGTGGAGCGGAGAACCAGGCGTTTTTGGTTGAGTCTATTTCCGGTGTGGAAACCATTAAATCGATGGCACTTGAACCAAAACTTCAAACCCGCTGGGAGGGGCAACTTGCTCATTATGTGAAGGCCGGCTTTCGGTCACAAAATTTAAACAACATTGCATCGCAAGTCGCAGGTTTAATCAGCAAACTGACAACCATACTCATAATTTGGTTTGGTTCCCATCTAGTCATTGATGGTTCACTCACCGTGGGCGAGCTAGTCGCATTCAACATGATCGCTCAACGAGTTTCTGCACCCATTTTGAAACTTGTTCAACTTTGGCAAGATTTTCAACAGGCGGGCATTTCACTTAAACGACTTGCAGAGATTCTCGATACGCCAACAGAATCACAACTCTCTAAATCACGTACCTCAATTCCTGGCTTCAAAGGTGAAATTAGTTTTGACTCGGTCACATTCGGCTACAAACCAGATACACCAGCAACGCTAAAAAGCATCTCATTCAATATCAAAGCAGGAGAGTCGATTGGTATCGTAGGCTCATCAGGATCGGGTAAAAGCACTCTCACCAAATTAGTTCAGCGAATGTATCTTCCTAACCAGGGGCGCGTTTTAGTAGATGGCGTCGATCTCTCCATGGTTAATATCGACTGGTTAAGATCAAACATTGGTGTCGTTCCTCAAGAGAGTTTCCTATTCAATAAATCGATACGTGAGAACATTGCTGTAAGAGCCCCTTTTGCCACAATCGAACAGATAACCCACGCAGCAAAAATGGCCGGCGCTCATGAATTCATCTGTGCACTACCAGAGGGATATGACACCAATACTGGAGAGCGAGGCTGCAATCTCTCCGGCGGTCAACGGCAGCGAATCGCAATAGCACGTGCCCTACTCACCAACCCCAAAATTTTAATATTCGACGAAGCAACCAGCGCACTCGACTATGAATCTGAATTCGAGCTGCAACGAAATATGGAGTCTATTCGCAAGGGTAGAACCGTCATTACCATTGCCCATAGGCTCTCAGCAGTGGCGCGTTGCGATCGCATCTTTGTATTAAATCAGGGGCAAATTGTTGAACAGGGTGGTCATGATGCACTTATCAAAAATAAGGGGGTGTATGCAAAGCTCTTTGCGATCCAACAAAATCTCGCTTTGCCAGAACAGATAGGGGCTGCACACGGAGGTGCTGTATGA
- a CDS encoding CopG family ribbon-helix-helix protein → MGVTTVRLSDEMEKQIDQLASSTQRSKGAVIKQALNEFIEKQALEERRWQQTLDAIESVANGEFVDGDDVHQWIRSWGAEDELSTPGA, encoded by the coding sequence GTGGGAGTTACAACTGTTCGTCTAAGCGATGAAATGGAAAAGCAAATAGATCAGCTAGCTTCGAGTACTCAAAGGTCAAAAGGGGCGGTAATTAAGCAAGCCCTTAATGAGTTTATAGAGAAGCAGGCTTTGGAAGAGCGAAGATGGCAGCAGACTCTTGATGCCATTGAATCCGTCGCAAACGGTGAATTTGTGGATGGAGACGATGTGCATCAATGGATCCGTAGCTGGGGGGCCGAAGACGAACTATCTACCCCTGGTGCTTAA
- a CDS encoding type II toxin-antitoxin system RelE/ParE family toxin, translating to MKLIYSKSAVRDLARLKEFIFLSDPPAARRVITLLLKRLELLMTFPEIGVPVSKAPKPNSVRDLFVGQYVVRYLISNNLITILRIWHEKEDR from the coding sequence TTGAAATTAATATATTCAAAATCAGCGGTTAGAGACCTAGCTCGATTAAAAGAGTTTATTTTTCTAAGTGATCCACCGGCAGCGCGAAGGGTGATAACACTCCTATTAAAACGATTGGAGTTGTTGATGACATTCCCTGAGATCGGTGTTCCAGTTAGCAAAGCCCCTAAGCCAAACTCTGTTAGAGATTTATTTGTGGGTCAATACGTCGTGCGTTATCTAATCAGCAATAACTTAATTACTATTCTAAGAATTTGGCATGAGAAAGAAGATAGGTAA
- a CDS encoding type II toxin-antitoxin system Phd/YefM family antitoxin, translating into MPRQVLADLCVSISELKKNPSVVVAQGDGFPVAVLNRNEPDFYCIPAAAWEEITDRLEDIELNMIADQRVDQPIIEVDINEL; encoded by the coding sequence ATGCCGCGCCAAGTTTTAGCTGATCTCTGTGTAAGTATCTCTGAGCTTAAGAAAAATCCTAGCGTAGTTGTTGCTCAGGGTGATGGCTTTCCTGTAGCTGTGCTTAACCGTAATGAACCTGATTTTTACTGTATCCCAGCTGCAGCTTGGGAGGAGATAACAGACCGACTTGAGGATATCGAACTGAACATGATTGCTGATCAGCGTGTTGATCAACCAATCATCGAGGTTGATATTAATGAGCTATAA
- a CDS encoding calcium-binding protein, protein MTTIAKEGLIDALSVTVSVKTYDEQIGIFKSKESTPLEIISAFAAIASSIADVTTNEKSLFGMTLGRVFGGYAFSAALAEVLEDYNDDSIELGNVIALIGTTASLIPGPHTAVLVPLMALYPLADDFGEYLAEKGTLDPLFDLMLHQPEVELSWNDWEFAANEAYVEEPSFANAEQITSPIVLDLDGNGIQTLGTDAQVNFDHNGDGFAERTGWVSPEDGLLAIDKNGNGTIDDGSELFGNNSKLENGELASNGFEALKEYDTNEDGTFDSFDDSFHMFRVWRDLNLDGVSQEFEMLTLEEAGISAISTEYSSSNENQSGNTLGETASITYADGSRSVATDVWFNTNPTLTRATELLEVSAEVASLPNIKGYGLVSDLQQAMMANEELIKLVESFIYEPDSNIRNTIIDEIIYEWAGVTDVDPNSRNATKIYGHVMDARQLETLEAFTGKDYLGTWCWGERDHNPHGRAAPVLIAQYEEFKSYIDGQLMAQSHYKDIFDQIGVQFDSITKEFVPDTTEFEIYVASLISNGDLIKASEIYQTVTNLSIRSIGYDIVESNMDANDSIRPYLIDSIITGTDQADTLTGTSADELIHGNRGDDTLFGGAGNDHYEYNKGDGADWIYDSDGRDTINFGAGISLENISVARGLIDLTITIDSDEPLSNDEITLANVYDFDGSLREGVIENITFADGSSINFETLESLIENEGSDGDDHLFGSEQDDTLDGLEGNDHIYGGAGDDTYLIARGSGKDQIQEHSGIDRIKFASDIAPEEVQVLRTGVDGNDIVIRLLTKTGKLTTDQITVVDAYLNNERTNNWLEELVFEIDGESRSFNISELSVSAEINNSIYLMESDDLIEGSSSEDTIYGAGGDDKIHGLEGDDHLFGNSGNDTLSGDAGNDHLYGGKGNDTYLFSSGFGHDVIDNSEGGVDKILFDKSISARKVEITRLENDLHLSVNRGSDTITLSNYFNGDTLSENAIQTIEFADGTLLDTTEIISSTQKTSQGDDLIQGLNGVDTIFSQAGNDHVRGGRGDDVINGGNGNDTLFGDDGNDTIEGGNGADVMWGGSGDDSMHGGNESDTLDGGAGNDQLFGGNGKDTLNGGVNNDVLDGGNGNDTLIGGSGDDMLQGGEGNDTYLINNFDGNDRINDTSGNDTIKFEEDSENLWFSREGENLLIKNLKSNNTTIIENWDESSVDRLESEDGYADLADIRLIVQAMTAFDDGQEEESEAIELQNTLDIAWHRE, encoded by the coding sequence ATGACGACTATAGCCAAGGAAGGCTTAATTGATGCCCTTTCAGTAACAGTAAGCGTAAAAACTTATGATGAACAAATTGGAATTTTTAAATCAAAAGAATCGACCCCACTGGAAATCATATCTGCTTTTGCAGCAATAGCATCATCAATCGCTGATGTAACAACTAATGAAAAATCATTGTTCGGAATGACATTAGGGCGAGTTTTTGGAGGATACGCTTTTTCAGCAGCCCTCGCTGAAGTTCTAGAAGATTACAATGATGATTCTATTGAGCTAGGTAACGTAATCGCATTAATAGGTACTACAGCTTCCCTAATTCCTGGTCCTCACACTGCAGTTCTAGTCCCTCTAATGGCTCTTTATCCTCTAGCTGACGACTTTGGAGAATACCTCGCAGAAAAAGGCACCTTAGACCCACTGTTTGATTTGATGCTACATCAACCTGAAGTTGAACTATCTTGGAACGATTGGGAGTTCGCTGCCAATGAAGCGTATGTTGAGGAGCCAAGTTTTGCTAATGCTGAACAAATCACCTCACCTATTGTTCTCGATCTAGATGGCAACGGTATTCAAACCCTAGGTACTGATGCGCAGGTCAACTTTGATCATAATGGAGACGGCTTTGCGGAACGCACCGGTTGGGTTTCACCTGAAGATGGTCTTTTAGCTATTGATAAGAATGGTAATGGGACTATTGATGATGGCTCGGAGCTATTCGGAAATAACAGTAAGCTTGAGAATGGTGAGTTGGCGAGTAATGGCTTTGAGGCTCTGAAGGAGTACGACACAAATGAAGACGGTACATTCGACTCATTCGATGACTCTTTCCATATGTTTAGAGTATGGCGAGATCTCAATCTAGATGGCGTCAGCCAGGAGTTTGAAATGCTCACGCTTGAAGAGGCAGGAATCAGCGCTATCAGTACCGAATACTCCTCTTCAAATGAAAATCAAAGTGGTAACACCTTAGGTGAAACCGCCTCAATCACCTACGCGGATGGTTCCCGATCTGTTGCAACTGATGTCTGGTTCAACACCAATCCCACACTAACCAGAGCAACAGAATTGCTAGAGGTATCGGCGGAGGTAGCGTCGTTACCGAACATTAAAGGTTACGGGCTAGTTTCTGATCTTCAACAAGCGATGATGGCCAATGAGGAGCTCATCAAGCTTGTAGAAAGCTTCATTTATGAGCCTGACTCAAATATCCGAAACACCATAATCGATGAAATTATCTACGAGTGGGCCGGTGTAACCGATGTAGATCCTAATAGCCGCAATGCAACTAAGATTTATGGCCACGTGATGGATGCTCGACAATTAGAGACTCTAGAGGCATTTACTGGTAAAGATTATTTGGGCACCTGGTGTTGGGGCGAGCGAGACCACAATCCTCATGGACGCGCGGCACCTGTGCTTATTGCGCAATATGAAGAGTTCAAGAGTTACATCGATGGTCAGTTGATGGCTCAGTCACACTACAAAGATATCTTCGATCAAATAGGTGTTCAGTTCGATAGCATTACAAAGGAGTTTGTACCTGATACGACTGAGTTTGAAATCTATGTTGCTAGCCTCATAAGTAACGGTGACCTGATAAAAGCGTCAGAGATTTATCAAACGGTTACAAACCTGAGTATTCGCTCGATCGGCTACGATATTGTTGAGTCTAATATGGATGCGAACGACTCAATTAGACCATATCTAATCGACTCAATTATTACCGGTACAGATCAAGCCGATACATTAACAGGAACTTCCGCTGACGAACTGATTCACGGCAACCGAGGAGACGATACCCTTTTCGGTGGTGCTGGTAATGACCACTATGAATACAACAAAGGAGATGGCGCCGATTGGATCTATGACAGTGATGGCCGAGATACGATTAATTTTGGCGCAGGCATTTCACTTGAGAATATAAGCGTTGCCCGTGGACTTATAGACCTCACTATCACTATTGATTCTGACGAGCCGTTGAGTAACGACGAAATCACTCTAGCCAATGTTTACGACTTTGACGGTTCGCTTCGAGAAGGTGTCATTGAAAACATCACATTTGCAGACGGCTCATCGATAAATTTTGAAACCTTAGAGTCCCTGATCGAGAACGAAGGATCAGATGGGGACGATCACCTCTTTGGTAGTGAGCAAGACGACACCTTAGATGGGCTGGAAGGCAATGACCACATTTACGGCGGTGCCGGGGATGACACGTACCTGATAGCGCGAGGATCCGGGAAAGATCAGATCCAGGAACACTCAGGTATTGACCGCATTAAATTCGCTTCTGATATAGCGCCAGAAGAGGTACAGGTCTTACGTACCGGGGTTGATGGAAATGATATTGTTATTCGCCTGTTAACTAAAACGGGAAAACTAACAACCGATCAAATAACAGTAGTAGATGCCTATCTTAATAATGAGAGAACTAATAACTGGCTAGAGGAGCTAGTGTTCGAAATAGATGGTGAATCAAGGTCATTCAATATCAGCGAATTATCAGTCAGTGCAGAAATTAATAATTCGATTTACCTCATGGAGAGTGATGATCTGATAGAGGGATCAAGCTCAGAGGATACTATTTATGGCGCTGGGGGAGATGACAAGATTCATGGTTTAGAAGGCGACGATCACCTCTTTGGTAACAGTGGTAACGATACATTGTCAGGTGATGCGGGTAATGACCATCTTTACGGAGGAAAAGGCAACGACACTTACCTATTCAGCTCAGGATTCGGCCATGACGTGATCGACAATAGTGAAGGAGGAGTCGATAAAATCCTATTTGATAAGAGTATTTCGGCGAGAAAAGTTGAGATAACCCGCCTTGAAAACGATCTGCATCTTTCAGTCAATCGAGGTAGCGATACTATAACGCTATCGAACTACTTCAATGGAGATACGCTGTCGGAAAATGCAATTCAAACTATAGAATTTGCAGACGGCACCCTTTTAGACACAACAGAAATCATATCTAGCACACAAAAAACAAGCCAGGGTGATGATCTCATCCAGGGTCTAAATGGTGTGGATACTATCTTCTCACAAGCAGGCAACGATCATGTACGCGGCGGCCGTGGAGATGATGTCATCAATGGGGGGAATGGTAATGACACACTATTTGGTGACGATGGGAACGATACGATTGAAGGTGGTAATGGTGCCGATGTAATGTGGGGCGGTAGTGGTGATGACTCAATGCATGGAGGTAATGAGTCAGATACGCTAGACGGAGGTGCAGGTAATGATCAACTGTTCGGCGGTAACGGAAAGGACACCCTTAATGGCGGTGTAAACAATGACGTTCTAGATGGAGGTAATGGGAACGACACCCTTATCGGCGGAAGTGGCGATGATATGCTCCAAGGAGGCGAAGGAAACGATACCTACCTTATCAATAACTTTGACGGTAATGACCGTATCAATGATACAAGTGGTAACGACACCATAAAATTTGAAGAGGATTCTGAAAACCTCTGGTTTAGCAGAGAGGGAGAGAACCTCCTGATTAAAAACCTCAAAAGTAACAATACAACCATTATCGAGAACTGGGATGAATCCTCCGTAGATCGCTTAGAATCTGAGGATGGGTATGCTGATCTTGCTGATATACGGCTGATCGTTCAAGCAATGACAGCATTCGATGACGGCCAAGAGGAGGAGAGCGAAGCAATTGAGCTTCAGAACACCTTGGATATCGCTTGGCATAGGGAGTAG
- a CDS encoding 1-acyl-sn-glycerol-3-phosphate acyltransferase gives MISFIRSLLYYAAFYPATIIYASLCLIVGKFLPFRQRFIFFTQLNKFYIFWLRVTCGIKVDVKGRENLPKDGAYVAISNHQSEWETIYFQLLISPQVVVLKKELLKVPFFGWALAMLEPIALDRSAKRGALKQLLEQGKDKLSRKIPILIFPQGTRLPVGELGRWNKGGAMLAVASEVPLVAIAHNAGRFWPGKGFVKHSGTVEVVVSPAIETVGRSVDEVHTASVEWLEEHLKEIGA, from the coding sequence ATGATCTCTTTTATACGTTCTCTGCTTTACTACGCTGCTTTTTATCCAGCGACCATCATTTATGCATCACTCTGTTTGATCGTTGGTAAGTTTTTACCTTTCCGTCAGCGTTTCATCTTTTTTACTCAGCTGAATAAGTTCTACATCTTTTGGTTGCGCGTAACTTGCGGGATTAAAGTGGATGTAAAAGGGCGTGAAAACCTCCCAAAAGATGGCGCCTATGTGGCTATCTCTAACCATCAGAGCGAGTGGGAGACGATCTATTTTCAGTTGCTGATTAGCCCGCAGGTCGTGGTGCTGAAGAAAGAGCTTTTGAAAGTTCCCTTCTTTGGCTGGGCACTTGCTATGTTGGAACCTATTGCCCTAGACAGAAGTGCAAAACGTGGCGCTCTAAAGCAACTGCTTGAACAGGGAAAAGATAAGCTGTCACGTAAAATTCCAATTCTTATATTTCCTCAGGGTACACGTTTACCTGTTGGTGAGTTAGGCCGCTGGAATAAAGGCGGTGCCATGCTGGCCGTTGCAAGCGAAGTTCCATTAGTGGCTATAGCTCACAACGCTGGGCGCTTCTGGCCCGGCAAGGGTTTTGTGAAACACTCTGGCACAGTTGAGGTGGTTGTCAGCCCTGCTATCGAAACGGTTGGTAGAAGTGTTGATGAGGTTCATACAGCCTCAGTTGAATGGTTAGAAGAACACCTTAAAGAGATAGGCGCGTAA
- the moaC gene encoding cyclic pyranopterin monophosphate synthase MoaC — MSEFTHIDSKGQARMVDVSEKEVTFREARAVGRVTMEPNTLEMIVSGGHKKGDVLATARIAGIMAAKRTSDLIPMCHPLMLSSVKVELTPNQAENCVDIEAICKLSGQTGIEMEALTAVSVAGLTLYDMCKAVDKAMVIDQVRLVEKKGGKSGHYLAE, encoded by the coding sequence ATGTCTGAATTTACTCATATCGACTCTAAAGGTCAGGCTCGTATGGTCGATGTGTCTGAGAAGGAAGTGACCTTTCGAGAAGCGCGTGCCGTTGGACGTGTAACAATGGAGCCTAATACGCTTGAGATGATTGTTTCAGGTGGTCATAAAAAAGGTGATGTTTTAGCGACTGCCCGTATCGCTGGTATCATGGCTGCTAAGCGCACCTCTGATTTGATTCCAATGTGCCATCCTTTGATGTTGAGTAGCGTGAAAGTCGAGTTAACCCCCAATCAGGCTGAAAATTGCGTTGATATTGAAGCAATTTGTAAGCTCAGTGGCCAAACTGGCATTGAGATGGAAGCACTTACCGCGGTGTCAGTTGCAGGTTTGACCCTTTACGATATGTGTAAAGCGGTTGATAAAGCGATGGTGATTGACCAGGTTCGCCTTGTAGAGAAGAAGGGTGGTAAATCTGGCCACTACCTTGCTGAGTAA
- the moaD gene encoding molybdopterin converting factor subunit 1, which yields MLKIVYFASLKDKIGRSEETLELPAGVENLDQLVGALSAKHGEVWSSVINGSTILNAVNHEMCERSQPIKDGDEIAFFPPVTGG from the coding sequence ATGTTGAAGATTGTCTATTTCGCCAGCCTCAAAGATAAGATTGGTCGCTCTGAAGAGACGCTGGAACTGCCAGCTGGAGTTGAAAACCTCGATCAACTAGTTGGCGCTCTGAGTGCCAAGCATGGTGAAGTTTGGAGTTCTGTCATTAATGGTTCCACTATTTTGAACGCAGTAAATCACGAAATGTGTGAGCGCTCACAACCAATCAAAGATGGTGACGAAATCGCCTTCTTTCCGCCAGTGACTGGAGGCTAA
- a CDS encoding HlyD family type I secretion periplasmic adaptor subunit, translating into MFALAVGWAILGQVDIVARAEGKLTPIGQVKSVQSITGGEVAAINIKEGDLVLPNQLLMQLDDSLIKIDESLIVARLEKNQREKRRVENFHLFLIGGKGSVDGIVKHQRRLLIEEKHGYNSKIQQLNEQLKVRQNEKLLAEISLSNAEAAMPILTEQFESAQRLLKTNLIDKQTVQNLELKLIELKSQVSGAKIAISQATAAIKAINSQIDGVKAETLSTTLKELLRLEDENRELNKQLIKIREERKQFDIRSPIAGRVTNLEVTTIGGVISPTQNLMTIVPTNQPLNAEAWLENKDIGFVHIGQPAEIKVHAFPFTKYGVIDAVITNISANSEEDRNGQLVYKAELKLASNELLVNGANTPLAAGMTVSTEMKTGKRTLIEYLLTPLLRAKEDSVEER; encoded by the coding sequence ATGTTTGCACTAGCTGTTGGTTGGGCCATTCTCGGACAAGTAGATATTGTCGCGAGAGCAGAAGGAAAACTGACCCCTATAGGGCAGGTAAAGTCTGTGCAATCTATTACTGGCGGTGAAGTAGCGGCCATAAACATTAAAGAGGGTGATTTGGTTCTACCTAACCAACTATTGATGCAGCTGGATGACTCACTCATAAAGATCGATGAATCTCTCATCGTTGCAAGATTAGAGAAAAACCAACGAGAGAAGAGACGTGTTGAGAACTTTCATCTTTTTCTTATCGGCGGGAAGGGATCTGTGGATGGGATTGTTAAACACCAGCGCCGGCTCTTGATTGAGGAAAAGCATGGCTACAATTCTAAAATCCAGCAGTTAAACGAACAGCTAAAGGTTCGGCAGAATGAGAAACTGCTTGCCGAAATCTCGCTAAGTAATGCAGAAGCAGCAATGCCAATACTGACCGAACAGTTTGAATCGGCGCAAAGACTTCTCAAAACGAATCTAATTGATAAACAAACCGTTCAGAATCTTGAACTAAAACTAATCGAACTCAAAAGCCAAGTCTCAGGCGCAAAGATCGCTATTTCCCAGGCCACTGCAGCTATTAAAGCCATTAATAGTCAAATTGACGGCGTTAAGGCAGAGACCCTAAGCACGACACTTAAAGAGCTACTCCGCCTAGAAGATGAGAATAGAGAGCTAAACAAGCAACTCATCAAAATTAGAGAGGAGCGAAAACAGTTCGATATCCGTTCCCCTATCGCTGGCAGGGTGACCAACCTGGAGGTGACAACGATTGGCGGGGTAATAAGTCCAACTCAAAATCTTATGACTATTGTTCCCACTAACCAGCCACTTAATGCAGAAGCTTGGCTGGAGAACAAAGACATAGGTTTTGTGCATATCGGCCAACCTGCCGAGATCAAAGTACATGCATTCCCATTTACAAAATATGGCGTCATCGATGCTGTTATAACCAATATCTCGGCTAATTCAGAGGAGGATCGTAATGGCCAGCTGGTCTACAAAGCCGAGCTAAAGTTAGCTTCAAACGAGTTACTCGTAAATGGCGCTAACACCCCACTCGCAGCAGGGATGACTGTGAGTACAGAGATGAAAACAGGTAAACGAACACTAATCGAATACCTACTAACGCCTTTATTAAGGGCAAAAGAAGACTCAGTGGAGGAGCGATGA